DNA from Deltaproteobacteria bacterium:
CAACGTCGGCGTCGGCTACGAGGGCAACGACAGCCCTGACCCCGGTCGGTTCGCCGTGACCAAGGATCCGAAGGATACCGGCGCGTTCAAGACACCGGGCTTGCGCGGCGTGACGCTACACCCGCCCTACTTTCACGACGGCAGCGGCAAGACGCTCGAGGACGCGGTCGATTTCATGATCGGCGGCGGCTACCGCAAGAACAACCCGCACATCGATCCGAAGCTCAAACCGAAGAAGCTCACCGCGAAACAGCGGGCGCAACTGCTGGCCTTCTTGCGGGCGCTCACGCCGGACACCACCTACCAGCGGCCCAAGCTGCCGTAGCGACCCGGCCCGCACCAGTCACAGCAAGTTCTTGAAGTAGTCGAGCGCTTCGGGGTTCGCGAGCGCGTCGCGGTTGTCGACGGGCTGGCCGTGCATGACGCGCTGCACGGCCAGCTCGACGATCTTGCCGCTGATCGTCCGCGGGATCGCCGGCACCTGGAAGATGCGCGCCGGCACGTGGCGCGGCGACGCTTCCTCGCGGAGTTTGCGGCGAATCGTGCGCTCCAACTCGTCGGTGAGTTGGACGCCGTCGCGCAACACGACGCACAGAATCACCTCGACGTCCCCGTCGACCGGGTGGCCGACCGCGATCGACTCGACGACGTCGGGAATCGACTCGACGACGCGGTAAATCTCGGCCGTGCCGATGCGGACGCCGCCTGGATTCAGGGTCGCGTCCGACCGGCCGTAGATGATCATGCCATCGTGCTCGGTGAGTTCGGCGTAATCGCCGTGGCACCAGACGTTCGGGAACCGGGCGAAATACGCGTCGTGGTAGCGCTTGCCGTCCGGGTCGTTCCAGAAGTAGATCGGCATCGACGGAAATGGGCGCGTACAGCAAAGCTCGCCCTTTTGGCCGCGCACCTCGCGCCCCTGGTCGTCGAACACCGCGACCCGCATCCCGAGCCCCCGCATCTGCAACTCGCCACGGTAGACCGGGCCGATCGGGTTGCCGAGGGCGAAGCAGGAAATGATGTCGGTGCCGCCCGAGATCGACGCGAGGTGGACGTCTCGCTTGATGTCCCGGTACACGTAGTCGAAGCTCTCCGGCAGAAGCGGCGACCCGGTCGACAGAATCGCGCGCACCGACGACACGTCGTGCGTCTTGCGCGGCACGACGCCGGCTTTCTCGATCGACGCGAGGTACTTGGCGCTCGTGCCGAACACGGTGATGCCGACCTCCGCGGCGAACGACCACAGCGCGTCCGGCGCCGGGTAGGTCGGCGACCCGTCGTACAGCACGACCGTCGCCCCGAGCGCGAGCGAACTCACCAGCCAGTTCCACATCATCCATCCGCAGGTCGTGAAGTAGAAGATGCGGTCGTCCCGCTGCACGTCGGTGTGCAGGCCCAACTCCTTCAGGTGCTGGATGAGCGTACCGCCGGCGCCGTGTACGATGCACTTGGGCACGCCCGTGGTGCCCGACGAGTACATGATGTACAGCGGGTGGTTGAACGGCAGTATCGCGAAGTCGATGTCGCCGTCCGGCTGCGCCGCGACGTCCGCAAACCGCACCGCGCCCGGAAGGCCGTCGATCGCCGGTTCGTCGCCGGCGAACGGGATGACCACGGTGCGTTCGACGCTCGGGAGCTGCGCGAGGATGCCGCGGATGCGCGCGAGCGAGTCGATGGCCTTGCCGTTGTACGAGTAGCCGTCCGCGCAAAACAGCACCTTCGGCTCGATCTGGCCGAATCGGTCGAGCACGCCGCGAATTCCGAAGTCCGGCGAGCAGGACGACCAGATCGCGCCGATGCTCGCTGTGGCGAGCATCGCGACGATCGACTCGGGAACGTTCGGAACGAAGCCGGCTACGCGGTCGCCGGCGGCCACGCCCTGTGCCCGCAGCCACCGCGCGACCGCGCTGACCTGTGCGTACAACTCGGCGTACGTGATCGAGCGCCGCCGGCCGCGTTCGTCGCCCGCGACGATGGCCACCTGGTCGTCCCGGTAGCGCAGCAAGTTGGCGGCGAAGTTCAGCCGTGCGTCCGGGAACCAGCGCGCGCCGGGCATCTTGTCGAGGTCGACGACGACGCGGTCGCCCCGCTCGGCCGCCGCGATGTCGAAGAACTCCCACACGGCCGGCCAGAACGCGGCGGGGTCGTCGACCGACCAGCGCCACGCCGACCGCACGTCGGGCTGGCCGACTTGTTTCAGAAAGCGCGTCATGTTCGCGCGCGCGATCCGCTCCGACGACGGCGTCCACATCGGCTCGCTCATGGCCCCGGACTGTACCGCAGCCGCGCGCCGCCCGCGCAACACCGCGCTATCGCGCCATGCCACCGGGCGCGTACACGCGCTCCGGCGCGACGTTCGGGTAGCGCAGCGCCTTGACGCGCAGCGCCGCAATCGCGTCGAGGATGTCGCGCCGATCGCGGCCGGCGGCACGCAGCGCGGCGACCCGTGCCGCCACCGCGCGCCCCGTCGCGGGCGGGTGGTAGCACAGCGCGCGGCCGAACACGACGTGGCCACCGACGCCGACCAGCCGCGCCTCGACCACATCCCCGGCTGAGACGCCGTGCAGGGCGCGCGGCTCGTCCACCGCGAAGCGGGCGCCGCCGATCAGATCGCGCAGCCTCACCCGCCCGGGCTCGATCGCGACGACCTCGAACAGCGACCGGTGCGATCGGATCAGCGCCCGCACCGCATCGCGGCGGTCCGGATCCGGCTCGCCGGCCAGCAGCGACGCCGCCGGCGGCCACCGCTGGCCGTCGCGCACGCGCTCGAATGCGTACCACTCGAGAAATGCCTGCGTCCACGCCTCCCACAGCTCCTCGTCCTCGAACACGCGCCCGCGGCGGTCGTCGAAGTCCGCCCGCGCCCGGGCCACGTCGTCGGCGTCGCCGGCAACTCGTTCGATCACCTCGTCGATGAGTTGGCCGACGAGCCGCGCGGCCTGCTCCGCGGTCACGCCGATTGCCCGCGCATCGCCGCGGCGAAGCGCGCAAACAGGTACGCGGAATCGTGCGGGCCCGGGCTCGCCTCGGGATGATACTGGACGCCGAACACCGGCTTTCCGGCGACCCGAAGGCCCTCCACGGTTCGGTCGTACAGGTTCAGGTGCGTGCAGATCGCGCGGCCGGCAAGCGAGTCCACATCGACGCAGAAGCCGTGGTTCTGCGACGTAATCTCGACCTTGCCGGTGGCGAGATCGAGCACCGGATGGTTGGCGCCGTGGTGGCCGAACGGCAGCTTGTAGGTGCGACCGCCAAGGGCGAGCGCGAGGATCTGATGTCCCAAGCAGATGCCGAAAAGCGGCACGCCGCTGGCCACCAGATCGCGGACCGCATCGACCGCGTACGTGACCGCCGCCGGGTCCCCCGGCCCGTTGGACAGAAACACCCCGTCGGGCGCCAGCGCGAGCGCGTCAGCCGCCGGCGTCGTCGCCGGTACGACCGTGACGCGAATGCCGGCGTCGCGCAGGTCGCGCAGGATGTTGCGCTTGATGCCGAAGTCGTAGGCGACGACGTGGAGTTCGGCCGGCGGCGGCGGCGCGCCCGGGGCGTCCGGCGGCCGCCAGGTCGGCTCGTCCCAGGTGTATCGCTCGGCGCACGTCACCTGTGGCACCAGATCGCGCCCCTCCATCGACGGCGATGCGAGTACGCGGTCGCGCAGTTCCCCCACGTCGACGTCGCCGGTCGCGATCGCGCCGCGCTGGGCGCCGCGGTCGCGGATGCGCCGGGTGAGCGCTCGCGTGTCCACCCCGGTGATGCCGGCGACGCCCGCGTCCGCCAGCAGCGACGCGAGGTCGCCCTCCGCGCGCCAGTTCGACGCGAGCGGCGCCAGCTCGCGGACCACGAACCCCGACGCGAACACGCGGCCGGACTCGAAATCCTCGCGGTTGACCCCGGTGTTGCCGATCTGCGGCGCGGTCATGGCGACGATCTGCCCGCAGTAGCTCGGGTCGGTGAGAATCTCCTGGTAGCCGGTCATCGCCGTGTTGAACACGACCTCGCCGAACACCGTCTCCTCGGCGCCGAAAGCGTCGCCGCGGAACACCGAGCCGTCCTCGAGCACGAGCACCGCCGGGCGGCGCGCGGTCACAGCGCACCTCCGAGTTCGTACACGACGCGGCCGCCGACGATCGTGACGACGGCGCGTCCGCGGACGCGCCGCCCGTGAAACGGCGTGTTCCGCGACTTGGACTCCATGCGATCGCGATCGACCGTCCATTCGAGATCCGGATCGAGGATCGTCACGTCGCCGACCGCGCCGGGAGCCAGGGTGCCGGCGCCCGGTACGCGCAGGTCGAACACCCGCGCAGGCGCCGCGGTGAGCAACTCCACCGCGCGCATCCAGCCGATCGCGCCGCGGGCCACCAGTTCGAGTGTGAGCGGCACCGCCGTCTCGAGGCCGAGCATCCCGCACGCGGCATGTTCGAACTCGACCTCCTTCTCCACCTCGGAGTGCGGTGCGTGATCGGTCGCGATGCAGTCGATCGTGCCGTCGGCGAGCGCTTCGACGATCGCGTCGATGTCGGCGGCCGTGCGCAGCGGCGGCGCCACCTTGGTGGACGTATCGTACGCGAGGCACGCCTCGTCCGTGAGCGTGAAGTGGTGCGGCGTCACCTCGCACGTCACCGGCAGGCCGCGGCGTTTGGCATCGCGCACCAGCGCGACCGTGCGCGCCGTCGACACGTGGGCGACGTGATAGCGCGCGCCGGTCCACTCGACCAGCTCGAGGTCGCGCGCGACCATGACCGACTCGGCCTGCGGCGGCTGGCCGCTGAGGCCCGCGCGCGTCGCCGCGTCCCCCTCGTTCATGGCGCCGCCGGCCGACAGGCTCAGATCCTCGGCGTGCTGGACGACCGGCAGGCCGAACGTGCGCGCATATTCGAGCGCGCGACGCATCAAGCCCGCGCTCATGACCGGGCGGCCGTCGTCGGACACCGCGACGATCCCCGCGTCGCGCATCTCGCCGAATTCGGCGAGCGCCTCGCCCTGCAGACCGCGGGAGATCGCGCCGATCGGCCGCACGCGGACGCCGTCGACCAGCGCGGCGCGCTCGAGGATCAACTCGGTCACTGCGCGGCAGTCGTTGGCCGGCTTGGTGTTCGGCATGCAGCACACCGTCGTGAACCCGCCGGCGGCCGCCGTCCGCGATCCGGACTCGATGTCCTCTTTGTACTCCTCGCCGGGCTCGCGCAGGTGGACGTGGAGATCGATGAGGCCGGGCCCGACGATGCGGTCGGCGGCGTCGATGACGCGGGCGCCGGCCGGCGCCGCGAGCCCGCGGCCGACCTCGGCGATCCGGCCGGCTTCGATCTTCACGTCGGCCGTCGCATCGCGGCCGGCGGCCGGATCGATCACGCGGCCGCCCCGAATCAGCAGGCTGCCTCCCGGCCCACTGCGCGTCGTGTGGCTTTGATCGCGGCGGTCGTCCATGCGGTCCGCGCGGTTCTAACAGGGCCGGACCGCGCCGGCAAGCCCGGGGCTGGCCCGAGCGCCCGCCGCGCTCCGGCCGGCCGAGCGCGGTGGTACAGTGCCGGCGATGGCCCGGACGGCCGGCATCGTCATCATCGGCGACGAGATCCTCAGCGGGAAGTTCGCCGACGAAAACGCCCGCTACCTCATCGGCGCGCTGCGCGAACTCGGCGTCGCGCTGCAGCGCGTGTCCATGATCCCCGACGACGTCGACGACATCGCGGACACGGTCGCCCGCTTCTCGGACCGGTTCGATCTCGTGTTCACGTCGGGAGGCGTGGGGCCGACCCACGACGACGTCACCATGGCCGGGATCGCGCGCGCGTTCGGTGTCGACGTGGTCGTTCACCCGGCCCTCGCCGATGCCATCCGCGCCTTCTTCGGCCCGGAGTTGGCCGAGCGCAACCTGCGGTTGGCCGAGGTCCCTGCCGGCGCCGAGTTGATCGGCGACGGCGGCGACCTGAAGTGGCCAGTCGCGCGAATTCGCAACGTCTACATCCTGCCCGGCGTGCCGGCGCTGTTCCGCCGCAAGTTCGAATCGATCGCCCACCTGTTTCGCGACGTGCCCTGGACGGTAGAGCGCGTGTTCGCGCGAGCCGACGAGGGCGCGCTCGCCCCGCACCTGGACGCCGTCGTCGCCGGGCATCCCGACGTCGCGGTGGGCAGCTACCCGCGCTTCGATGAGCCCGACTATCGGGTGCTCATCACGCTCGAGAGCAAGCACCCCGACGCCGTGCGCGCCGCACGCGCGGATCTGGTTGCGCGGTTGGGCGACATCGTGGTCAGGGTAGAGGAGTCATGACCAGCGAGAAGCTCACGTCGGTGCGCGGCATGAACGACATCCTGCCGCCCGAGTCGGACGCGTGGCGGCAGTTCGAGGATCACTGCCGCGCCATCTTGCACCAGTACGGGTACCGAGAGGTCCGCACGCCGATCGTCGAAGCGACGGCGCTGTTCGCGCGCGGAGTCGGCGAGGCGACGGACATCGTCGAAAAGGAGATGTACACGTTCGCGGACCGCAAGGGCCGATCGCTCACACTGCGCCCCGAGGGCACCGCGAGTTGCGTGCGCGCGTACATCCAGCACGCCGTCCACAAGCGCGAGCCGGTCACCCGCTGGTACTACGTCGGGCCGATGTTCCGCTACGAGCGGATGCAGACCGGCCGATACCGCCAGTTCTGGCAGATCGGAGTCGAGGTGTTCGGCATCGCCGAGCCGACCATCGACGTCGAGATCGTCGCGATGCTGCACCGGCTGTACAGCGAGGTCGGCATCGCCAACACGGTGGTGATCAACTCGGTCGGCGGACGTGCCGACCGGCCGGTGTATCGCGAACGGTTGCTGGCGCACTTCGGTCCGCATCGCGACGCGCTGTGCGGCGACTGCCGGCGGCGGCTCGACAAGAATCCGCTGCGGGTGTTGGACTGCAAGGTGGAGGCGTGCCGCCGCATCATCGCTGGCGCGCCGTCGGTGCTCGATGCGCTCGGCGACGCCAGCCGCGGCCATTTCGACGCCGTCCGGCGCGGACTGGCCGCCGTCGGCGTGCCGTTCGACGTCGACCCGCGCCTCGTGCGCGGGCTCGATTACTACACCGGCACCGTATTCGAGCTGATCACCGCCGACGCGGCGCTCGGCGCGCAGGGTACGATCGTCGCCGGCGGCCGCTACGACGACCTGGTCGAAGACCTCGGCGGCCCGTCCACCCCCGCGATCGGGTTCGCGCTCGGCGTCGAACGAGCGATGTTATTGCTGGGCGACCGCGGGCGCGCAGGCGCCGCCATCGACGTATTCTTCGCCAGCGCCGGCCCCGCCGCCCGCGAGCGCGCGCTCGCGGTGGCCGATGCCGTCCGTCGCGCGGGGTTCGCGGCGGACATGGAGCACCGCGACGTGGGGTTCAAGGCGCAGTTCAAGCGCGCTCACAAGCTCGGCGCCCAGTGGGTCGTCGCGATCGGCGACGCCGAGGCGGCCGCCGGCACGGTGCGGCTCAAGCACATGGAGTCGGGGCAGGAGCGCGAAATCGCCGCCGAGCTGGTGGTCGACGCCCTGCGCGGCGAAGTGTAGCGGCCGCAACCGCCACACCCGTCGGTCGCCTCGGCCGGCGTTCGCGCTCCGCCGCCGGCGACTACGACCGAACGGTGCGGACGACGATCGCGCCGGCGCCGAGCGCCAGCAGTGCGCCGATCCGGCCGAGCCAGCCGAAGCTCCCCTCGCCGCCGGCCGCCGCCGCTCGGCGCACGGCCGCCGCGGGTCGCGCGCGCAGCGCCGGCTCCGCTCCGTTCGCGCGTCCGGCGCCCGCCGCAAACGCGAGCAGCGCGTCCCGGCGCTCCGGCATCGCGCCCCACGACACCGTCTCGATCAACGTGCCGTCGGCGCGGAACGCGGCGACCTCGACGTGGTCACCGATGACGTGCACGCGCAGGTAGTGGTTGACGCGCTCCATGTAGCGCACCGCGTCCCGATCGATCGCCGCCGCGCGCCGGCTCCGCGGGTACAGCGGCGCGCCGCCGCCACCGGTCACGAAGTAGCGCACGCCCCCGCGCTCGGCGCGCTGGTAGTTGTGGTCGTGGCCGCTGAACACGGCATCGACACCGTAGCGCTCGAACAGCGGCGTCCACGCGTCGCGCAGCTGGCTGTGGCCGCCGTGGATCGACACGGAAAACGGCGGGTGGTGCATGACGACGAATACGTGGCGGATGCGGCGGTCGAGTTGCGCGGCCTGAAGCTGCTGCTCGATCCATGCGGTCTGGTCGGTCAGCGCAAAGCTGTAGGCGTTCGAGTCGAGCACGAGGAACCGCGAGTTGCCGTAGGTGAACGCATAGTAGCGCTCCGGGTTGGGCGCGTTCTCCGGCACCGCGAAGTACATGCGATAGTTGTCGGCCGTACGGCCGCGCCCCTGGCGGTCGTGGTTGCCGAGCGCGGGAAACAGGACGTTCTCGGCGAGCAGCTCGCGCTCGATGTCGAAGAACTCCTGCCATTCGGCGAGCGAGCTGCCCTCGTTGACGTAGTCGCCGGTGCCCAGCAGAAAGTCCGGCACTTCGCGGCGGATGCGCTCGACCACCGCACGGTGGGCGCGCGCGTTGGACCGGCTGTCGCCGAACGCGACGAACATGAAGGGCGCATCCGGCTCCGGCGCGGTTGCGAACTCACCTTCGGCCTGCTCGTCGTCGCACACGACGCGATACCGGTAGCGCGTGCCCGCGTCGAGTCCGTCGACGACGACCTCGTGGAGATCCTCCGGCTCGGCCGCCACCGCGCGCGCGACGCGGCCGGCTGCATCGACGACCTCGACGGCGCACGCGCGCTCGCGACTCGACTCCCACATCACCGTGACCGACGACCGGCTCACGTTTTGTAAGTACGGCCCCTTGTCGAACGCACCCGCGCGCGCGGCGCCGCCCACGGCCGCCCACGCGGCAGCGCACGTTATCGCGCAGACTGCGAGGCGCACGCCTTCATGGTAGGCGGCACCGGCCCCGGGGCGCAAGTTCCGCGCCAGCGCCTACTCCGCGTAACGGGCCTTGGCCAACGCGCGCACCGCGTCGCGGGCGCTGGCCTCGATGTAGCCAAACCTGCGCACCAGCGCGTCGATCGTGTCCCGCGCGGCCGCCTTCGCCTCGTCGTCGAGCACGCGGTCCCCGTCGGTGAGGTACGCGACCACGTTGCGGACAGCGCGGCCGACGATCTCGCGCCGCTGGCGGAAGTAGGCGTCTCGCAGCTTGCGGAACTCCTTGGGGAAGATGTGCTCGTAGTCGGCCTTTTGCCCGCGGTGGTCCAGCGACCACGCGCCGATGCGTGCGATCAGATCCTTGCGGAACTCGTCGGCCGGCCCAGTGACCTCGAGGGTGCGCTCCACCTCGCGCATCAACTCCTCGTCCGGGTCCTCGCTGCGCCCCGTGGCCTCGTTGAACACCTTCTCGTTGCGCGTCCAGTACGTGACGTGAGTGACGTACTTGGCAAACAGGCGCTGGTATTCGCCCTCCTCGACCAGGTTGAGCGCCGCGCGGACTTCCTCGTCCACGCGATCGAGCCACTTGCGCCGGGCGATCTCGATGAACTGAGCGTGGTCGTGGTAGCCGCCCGGCAGCGGCTCCTGCTTGAGGAACTCGTACACCGACACCTGCCGGGTGAGTTCCTCGATTTCGGCCAGCACCGCCTCCACCGACACGTAGTCGAACGTGGACGAGTTCGCCGCGTTGAACAACACGGTCTGCATTTCACGAGGGGACGCCCCGGTGCGGCCCTCGTAGCTCGGGTATGCGTCCGACTCGTGCCACAAGTCGGACAGGTGCGCACGCAACAACTTGGCCTGGTCGACCGTGTAGTCGTCCGGCACGGCGCCGGTCGCGTACAGTTCGGCCTTTTGTAGCGGCGTGAGGCGCGCAACCAGATCGGCCACCTGTTTGGGATAGCGTTCCGCGAGCGGTTTGCGCATGCGCGTGAGCACGGCCCACAGTGCCGCGACGTAGGCGCAATGCGGCTGGACGTGCCGATCGCTGGCCGCCTCGCGCAGCTTCTGCGCGTAGATCTGCTCCTCCTGAGTGTAGTCGAGCAGATAGGGCACTCGAATCAGGTCGAGCCGCCCCTTGAACGACTGAAACTCGGGCAGTTCTTTGAATGCGTTGAGGTGGATCTCGTTCGACGTACCGAGGTAGACGAGGTCCAGGTAGAGCGTCGCCGTCTGCAGGCTCACGGTCGATCGCTCCACGGTCGTCAGCAAGTACTTGTAGGCCTCGATCGGGCGCTTGAGCAGATCGGAATATTCGATGAGCCCGCGGTTGGCGCCGACCAACTCACCGCCGTACTCGAACAGCGCGACCGTCTGCAGCGCCGCCGGCAGCGCGGCGATCGACCGGTCGGCCGTGACCTGGCGCTCGGTCGCATCGACGGCGAGCTGCGGCTCGACGGTGACGTAGCCGCAGCGGTAGCGGTGTTGGATGTAGAACCGCTCCACCTGGACGTGGCGCAACACCTTGAGGTAATCGCCCTGGTAGCTGGCGAGCAGCGCCTCGTAGATCGCCTTGTTCTTGGCCGACAGCTGGCCGTATTGGATGTAGTCCGACAGCACGAAGCCGGCGTCGCGCGCGCCCGTGCGCTCCACGATCGATTCGAGCAGGTCCCGGCGGCGCGCGGGAGGAATCAGGAACAGCGGATGGTCGCGCAATTCGTCGACCACCTTGGCGTCGATCATGTCGTCGGGAAGGTAGGCGAACGTATCGCGCGCGTTGACGTCGTCGTAGCCGCCGCCGAAGCCGATGCCCGACTTCGACAACTTTTGCGCGGGAAAGATCCAATTGATGCGATACAGCGCCCCCTCGTCGAGCGTGGAGTAGTGCTGCATTGCGCGGCCGATGCACCGGATCAGCGTCGTCTTGGCCGAGCCGTTCGGGCCGTGCAGCAGCACCAGCTTGTTGGCGGCCCCTTCGTTGACGAAGTTCTTCAGCGCCCGGTAGACGCGGTTTTGCACTTCCTCCTGGCCCACCAGGCGATCGCGGCCGTCCGCCCACGGACAGTCGAACAGCCTGAACCGCCGCACCGTGCCGCGCGGAAACGCGATCTCGTCGGCGCCAAAATAGTCGAAACAGTCCTTGATGTACTGCGGCGCCGACCGGAGCTGGCGATACGACTGCCCGCACAGGTCCAGGTACTCGGCGAACGACAGTACGCGCTTGTTCTTGACGAAGTCTTCGCGAATCGCGTCGCCGACGGCGCGCAGCGCGTCCCCCGGGTCCACCGGCTTGTCCGTCATCGCGGCCGAGTGTAGCAAAGCCTCGGCATGCCGCCGCGGTCATGGCGGGTGATACGCTGCGCGCCATGGCCGACTTCGACTACGATCTGTTCGTCATCGGCGGCGGTTCGGGCGGCGTCCGCGCGGCGCGCATCGCGGCCGGGCACGGTGCGCGCGTCGCGCTCGCCGAAGAGTACCGCTACGGCGGCACGTGCGTGATCCGCGGCTGCGTCCCCAAGAAGCTGTTCGTCTACGCATCGCACTTCGCCGACGACTTTCGCGATGCGGAGGCGTACGGTTGGCGCGTCGGCGCCACGCAGTTCGACTGGCCGACCCTGGTGGCGGCCAAGGACCGCGAGATCGATCGGCTCAGCGCCATCTATGCCGGCTTGCTCGACCGCGCCGGCGTGACGCGGTTCGACGCGCGCGCCCGGCTGGCCGATCCGCACACCGTGGAGGTCGGCGGCCGGCGGGTGACCGCGCGCATCATCCTCGTCGCCACAGGGGGAACGCCGTGGAAGCCGTCGGTGCCGGGCGTCGAGTACGCGCTCACCTCGAACGAGATGTTCCACCTGCCCTCCCTCCCGCGTACGATCCTGGTGGTCGGCGGCGGCTACATCGCGGTCGAATTCGCGTGCATCCTCAGCGGCTTCGGCGTCGCCGTCACGCTGATGTACCGCCGCGACAAGGTGCTGCGCGGGTTCGACGACGACGTGCGCGACGCGGTCCAGGATCACCTCGCGGCCCGCGGCATCGAACTGCGCATGAACGCCAACATCGAGCGGATCGAACGGCTCGAGGGCGGCCGGCTGCGCATGCACCTCGACGGCGGCGGCGCGTTCGAACGCGACGCCGTGCTGTGCGCGACCGGGCGACGCCCCAACACCGACGACCTCGGGCTGCGCGAATGCGGCGTCGACCTCGGGCCGCACGGCGCCATCGTCGTAGACGAGATGTCGCGCACGTCGGTCCCCAGCATCTATGCGGTCGGCGACGTGACCGACCGGATCAACCTCACGCCGGTCGCGTTGCACGAAGGGCATGCGTTCGCCGACTCCGTGTTCGGAGGGAAGCCGCGCCCGGTCGACCACGAGTGCGTCCCGTCGGCCGTGTTCTCGCAGCCGCCGGTCGCGACGGTCGGGCTCACCGAAGCCCAGGCCCGCGACCGCTACCCGAACGTCCACATATACCGCTCGCGTTTCACCCCGCTCAAACACACGCTCACCGGCCGCGGCGACCACAAAACGCTGATGAAGCTGGTGGTCGACGGCGACAGCGACCGCGTTCTCGGCGCGCACATGGTCGGCGACGACGCGCCCGAGATCATCCAATGCATCGCGATTGCGGTGAAGATGGGCGCGACGAAAGCCGACTTCGACCGGACCATCGGCATCCACCCGACGTCGGCGGAGGAGTGGGTCACGATGCGCACCCGCGTCGCGTGACGGCGCGCTGCGCGCACGCCGCTACTTGCGATACGGCACCTCGTAGCCGTCGGCGCGGTAGACGTGCGCGTCGAAGAACCGGCGCAGCTCATCCATCGCGGCCGCGCCGCGCGGCGTGTCGATGATGTTGCGCAGCTCGCGCGGGTCGGCGCGCAGGTCGTAGGCCTCGAGCGTACCG
Protein-coding regions in this window:
- a CDS encoding acetoacetate--CoA ligase; translated protein: MSEPMWTPSSERIARANMTRFLKQVGQPDVRSAWRWSVDDPAAFWPAVWEFFDIAAAERGDRVVVDLDKMPGARWFPDARLNFAANLLRYRDDQVAIVAGDERGRRRSITYAELYAQVSAVARWLRAQGVAAGDRVAGFVPNVPESIVAMLATASIGAIWSSCSPDFGIRGVLDRFGQIEPKVLFCADGYSYNGKAIDSLARIRGILAQLPSVERTVVIPFAGDEPAIDGLPGAVRFADVAAQPDGDIDFAILPFNHPLYIMYSSGTTGVPKCIVHGAGGTLIQHLKELGLHTDVQRDDRIFYFTTCGWMMWNWLVSSLALGATVVLYDGSPTYPAPDALWSFAAEVGITVFGTSAKYLASIEKAGVVPRKTHDVSSVRAILSTGSPLLPESFDYVYRDIKRDVHLASISGGTDIISCFALGNPIGPVYRGELQMRGLGMRVAVFDDQGREVRGQKGELCCTRPFPSMPIYFWNDPDGKRYHDAYFARFPNVWCHGDYAELTEHDGMIIYGRSDATLNPGGVRIGTAEIYRVVESIPDVVESIAVGHPVDGDVEVILCVVLRDGVQLTDELERTIRRKLREEASPRHVPARIFQVPAIPRTISGKIVELAVQRVMHGQPVDNRDALANPEALDYFKNLL
- a CDS encoding carbamoyl-phosphate synthase small subunit; protein product: MDGRSRSHGVQVAEHAVSRAARPRTRRRHDRRRPRRVRTRRCAVTARRPAVLVLEDGSVFRGDAFGAEETVFGEVVFNTAMTGYQEILTDPSYCGQIVAMTAPQIGNTGVNREDFESGRVFASGFVVRELAPLASNWRAEGDLASLLADAGVAGITGVDTRALTRRIRDRGAQRGAIATGDVDVGELRDRVLASPSMEGRDLVPQVTCAERYTWDEPTWRPPDAPGAPPPPAELHVVAYDFGIKRNILRDLRDAGIRVTVVPATTPAADALALAPDGVFLSNGPGDPAAVTYAVDAVRDLVASGVPLFGICLGHQILALALGGRTYKLPFGHHGANHPVLDLATGKVEITSQNHGFCVDVDSLAGRAICTHLNLYDRTVEGLRVAGKPVFGVQYHPEASPGPHDSAYLFARFAAAMRGQSA
- a CDS encoding dihydroorotase, with the translated sequence MDDRRDQSHTTRSGPGGSLLIRGGRVIDPAAGRDATADVKIEAGRIAEVGRGLAAPAGARVIDAADRIVGPGLIDLHVHLREPGEEYKEDIESGSRTAAAGGFTTVCCMPNTKPANDCRAVTELILERAALVDGVRVRPIGAISRGLQGEALAEFGEMRDAGIVAVSDDGRPVMSAGLMRRALEYARTFGLPVVQHAEDLSLSAGGAMNEGDAATRAGLSGQPPQAESVMVARDLELVEWTGARYHVAHVSTARTVALVRDAKRRGLPVTCEVTPHHFTLTDEACLAYDTSTKVAPPLRTAADIDAIVEALADGTIDCIATDHAPHSEVEKEVEFEHAACGMLGLETAVPLTLELVARGAIGWMRAVELLTAAPARVFDLRVPGAGTLAPGAVGDVTILDPDLEWTVDRDRMESKSRNTPFHGRRVRGRAVVTIVGGRVVYELGGAL
- a CDS encoding serine protein kinase PrkA, with the translated sequence MTDKPVDPGDALRAVGDAIREDFVKNKRVLSFAEYLDLCGQSYRQLRSAPQYIKDCFDYFGADEIAFPRGTVRRFRLFDCPWADGRDRLVGQEEVQNRVYRALKNFVNEGAANKLVLLHGPNGSAKTTLIRCIGRAMQHYSTLDEGALYRINWIFPAQKLSKSGIGFGGGYDDVNARDTFAYLPDDMIDAKVVDELRDHPLFLIPPARRRDLLESIVERTGARDAGFVLSDYIQYGQLSAKNKAIYEALLASYQGDYLKVLRHVQVERFYIQHRYRCGYVTVEPQLAVDATERQVTADRSIAALPAALQTVALFEYGGELVGANRGLIEYSDLLKRPIEAYKYLLTTVERSTVSLQTATLYLDLVYLGTSNEIHLNAFKELPEFQSFKGRLDLIRVPYLLDYTQEEQIYAQKLREAASDRHVQPHCAYVAALWAVLTRMRKPLAERYPKQVADLVARLTPLQKAELYATGAVPDDYTVDQAKLLRAHLSDLWHESDAYPSYEGRTGASPREMQTVLFNAANSSTFDYVSVEAVLAEIEELTRQVSVYEFLKQEPLPGGYHDHAQFIEIARRKWLDRVDEEVRAALNLVEEGEYQRLFAKYVTHVTYWTRNEKVFNEATGRSEDPDEELMREVERTLEVTGPADEFRKDLIARIGAWSLDHRGQKADYEHIFPKEFRKLRDAYFRQRREIVGRAVRNVVAYLTDGDRVLDDEAKAAARDTIDALVRRFGYIEASARDAVRALAKARYAE
- a CDS encoding competence/damage-inducible protein A → MARTAGIVIIGDEILSGKFADENARYLIGALRELGVALQRVSMIPDDVDDIADTVARFSDRFDLVFTSGGVGPTHDDVTMAGIARAFGVDVVVHPALADAIRAFFGPELAERNLRLAEVPAGAELIGDGGDLKWPVARIRNVYILPGVPALFRRKFESIAHLFRDVPWTVERVFARADEGALAPHLDAVVAGHPDVAVGSYPRFDEPDYRVLITLESKHPDAVRAARADLVARLGDIVVRVEES
- a CDS encoding histidine--tRNA ligase → MTSEKLTSVRGMNDILPPESDAWRQFEDHCRAILHQYGYREVRTPIVEATALFARGVGEATDIVEKEMYTFADRKGRSLTLRPEGTASCVRAYIQHAVHKREPVTRWYYVGPMFRYERMQTGRYRQFWQIGVEVFGIAEPTIDVEIVAMLHRLYSEVGIANTVVINSVGGRADRPVYRERLLAHFGPHRDALCGDCRRRLDKNPLRVLDCKVEACRRIIAGAPSVLDALGDASRGHFDAVRRGLAAVGVPFDVDPRLVRGLDYYTGTVFELITADAALGAQGTIVAGGRYDDLVEDLGGPSTPAIGFALGVERAMLLLGDRGRAGAAIDVFFASAGPAARERALAVADAVRRAGFAADMEHRDVGFKAQFKRAHKLGAQWVVAIGDAEAAAGTVRLKHMESGQEREIAAELVVDALRGEV